From one Gemella morbillorum genomic stretch:
- a CDS encoding ABC transporter substrate-binding protein produces MKKNKFLKVFSSAVALSVVLAGCSSSSNNSSSTKGAKPKVEFKTSVDNGGNLKEGQTLKYGILSSAPLTGLWNVVFSDQATDQFVNQNVMGGTFPTDAEGRAKLDKEDAPVKMHLDREKNEVTLTIHKDLKWNNGENVTSKDIVATYELMGNPKFTTNVRYNDSFEFIEGMKEYHEGKANTISGIKVKDDNAVVIKYSQLRPSIQWGEGMVTDFLNAKQVEAASKDFTKFAEAELNKKPLSYGPYYISKEVNGESVLAEANPHYYQKDKVKTKKVEFKVIAPAQASSVIKSGEVDIIESVTSGVYDSSKDVKNGTFLGESSRYMSYVGFKLGKFDKEKGENVVDPNSKFADKKLRQAFLYAVDRDQINEKVFKGIRFTPTGSGMYPPAIGQLVNENATAIKKDVEKAKKLLDEAGYKDTNGDGIREGKDGKELKFNFAIRNTGQDFDQALADTFIKSWKEVGLNVVLNDGKLMAPKDFSQRVQSDDPSIEIFQGVWQYGTNPNRQELLGKKAPLNLYRYTTDAFEESFKVQATADMFDAKKLKEAYNKFDSEVAEELPFFPLSWDTSITWVNKRVKNYDLNKIKNGEFYLYNIELTDEQGAK; encoded by the coding sequence ATGAAAAAAAATAAATTTCTAAAAGTGTTTAGTTCAGCAGTAGCACTATCGGTTGTTTTAGCTGGATGTTCTTCAAGCTCAAACAATAGCTCAAGTACAAAAGGTGCTAAGCCAAAAGTTGAATTTAAAACATCAGTAGATAATGGTGGAAACTTAAAGGAAGGTCAAACATTAAAATATGGTATCCTTAGTTCAGCACCATTAACAGGTTTATGGAACGTTGTTTTTTCTGACCAAGCAACAGACCAGTTTGTTAACCAAAATGTAATGGGTGGCACATTCCCAACTGATGCAGAGGGGCGAGCAAAACTTGATAAAGAAGACGCGCCTGTTAAAATGCATCTTGATCGTGAAAAAAATGAAGTAACATTAACTATTCACAAAGATTTAAAATGGAATAACGGAGAAAATGTTACATCAAAAGATATCGTTGCTACATATGAACTTATGGGTAACCCTAAATTTACAACAAACGTTCGTTACAATGATTCATTTGAATTTATTGAAGGTATGAAAGAGTACCACGAAGGGAAAGCAAATACTATCTCTGGTATTAAAGTAAAAGATGATAATGCAGTAGTAATTAAATATAGTCAACTTCGTCCATCAATTCAATGGGGTGAAGGAATGGTTACTGACTTCTTAAATGCAAAACAAGTAGAAGCAGCATCAAAAGATTTTACTAAATTTGCGGAAGCAGAATTAAATAAAAAACCATTATCTTATGGACCATACTATATTTCTAAAGAAGTAAATGGAGAAAGTGTTTTAGCAGAAGCAAACCCTCATTACTACCAAAAAGATAAAGTAAAAACTAAAAAAGTAGAATTTAAAGTAATTGCACCTGCACAAGCAAGCTCAGTAATTAAATCTGGTGAAGTTGATATTATTGAATCAGTAACATCAGGAGTTTATGATAGTTCAAAAGATGTTAAAAACGGAACGTTTTTAGGAGAAAGCTCTCGTTATATGTCTTATGTAGGATTCAAATTAGGTAAATTTGACAAAGAAAAAGGAGAAAACGTAGTTGATCCTAACTCTAAATTCGCTGATAAAAAATTACGTCAAGCATTCTTATATGCGGTAGATCGTGACCAAATTAATGAAAAAGTATTTAAAGGAATTAGATTTACTCCAACTGGATCAGGGATGTATCCACCAGCAATAGGACAACTTGTAAACGAAAATGCAACAGCTATTAAAAAAGATGTAGAAAAAGCTAAAAAACTTCTTGATGAAGCTGGATACAAAGATACGAATGGAGACGGAATCCGTGAAGGAAAAGACGGAAAAGAGTTGAAATTTAATTTTGCAATCCGTAATACAGGTCAAGATTTTGATCAAGCATTAGCAGATACATTTATTAAATCTTGGAAAGAAGTTGGATTAAATGTCGTACTTAATGATGGAAAACTTATGGCACCAAAAGACTTCTCGCAACGTGTACAAAGTGATGATCCATCAATTGAAATCTTCCAAGGTGTATGGCAATATGGAACAAACCCTAACCGTCAAGAGTTATTAGGGAAAAAAGCACCGCTTAACTTATATCGTTATACAACAGATGCGTTTGAAGAAAGCTTTAAAGTACAAGCAACAGCAGATATGTTTGATGCTAAAAAATTAAAAGAAGCATATAACAAGTTTGACTCAGAAGTGGCAGAAGAACTACCATTCTTCCCTCTAAGCTGGGATACAAGTATCACATGGGTTAACAAACGTGTTAAAAATTACGACTTAAACAAAATTAAAAATGGAGAATTTTATCTGTATAACATTGAGTTAACAGATGAACAAGGTGCTAAATAG
- a CDS encoding DMT family transporter, translating to MRRFVSELILIGVVIIWGLAFIWQNIASKVLGPLTVVGLRSLIAVIFITLVAILVPSLYKSQAPKLIGEASSSKKLWLGIMCGVVLFFAMYIQQIGIGMTTAGKAGFITVLYICIVPFIGVFLGNKLNKFFIIGLILAVIGFYLLSVKEEFTLELGDVIVFISAIFFGVHIIVIDYSALRVNSMFLSIIQLVVVAIFSLGLAMIKETIILADILGVAAPLLALGILSSGLGYTGQIIAQREIPPHTTSLIMSLESVVAAIGGVLILNEHIGLREGIGMAIVLVGIIISQLREKKSPKLEQK from the coding sequence GTGAGAAGATTTGTCTCGGAATTAATATTAATAGGTGTAGTTATTATTTGGGGACTAGCGTTTATTTGGCAAAATATCGCAAGTAAAGTATTGGGCCCACTTACAGTAGTTGGACTGAGATCGCTTATTGCCGTTATATTTATAACATTGGTAGCCATTTTAGTACCAAGTCTTTATAAGAGTCAAGCTCCAAAATTGATAGGAGAAGCTAGTTCTTCTAAAAAACTTTGGTTAGGTATTATGTGTGGTGTAGTGTTATTCTTTGCTATGTATATTCAGCAAATTGGTATAGGAATGACGACAGCAGGAAAGGCTGGGTTTATCACTGTCCTTTATATTTGTATAGTCCCATTTATAGGTGTGTTTTTAGGTAATAAATTAAATAAGTTTTTTATAATAGGTCTTATTTTGGCCGTGATAGGTTTTTATCTATTATCAGTAAAAGAAGAATTTACCCTTGAACTTGGAGATGTTATAGTTTTTATTAGTGCAATTTTCTTTGGGGTACATATTATTGTTATTGACTATTCAGCATTACGTGTTAACTCAATGTTTCTATCAATAATTCAATTAGTGGTAGTAGCTATTTTTAGTTTAGGATTAGCGATGATTAAAGAAACAATTATTTTAGCTGATATACTTGGCGTGGCAGCCCCATTGCTTGCTCTTGGTATCTTATCAAGCGGACTGGGATATACTGGACAAATAATTGCTCAAAGGGAGATTCCGCCGCATACGACATCGCTTATTATGAGTTTAGAATCGGTTGTTGCAGCTATAGGAGGGGTACTTATCCTTAATGAGCATATAGGACTACGTGAAGGTATTGGTATGGCTATTGTTTTAGTGGGGATAATTATTTCGCAATTACGAGAGAAAAAATCTCCCAAACTAGAACAAAAGTAA
- a CDS encoding endonuclease/exonuclease/phosphatase family protein: MKKIIKILGSIILACVIAFAGLIGYLMITEYKPHDMEKLTVVQSTKTHAVKLNTEYNALDWNVGYFGMDKDVDFFMDGGKMVHPIDKAHVENNLTNITRIIKEEVADVTFLQEVDVDSKRTYNINQVDYLDKVLDNSSIFAYNFRVAYIPYPLPPLGKVNSGIYTSTKFNIENAERYQMPIPFTFPTRLANLKRGFSVIYSNIENSDKKLVLINAHLDAYDKDNKGKIVQTKQLIEFMEKEYAKGNYVLVGADFNQELRDLTKEEIEKTPAELWRAELFDKTLLKDKFKLYYDNSRPSARLNNKPYEKGSNGTYEFIIDGFIVSDNIEVSQVKTLDQDYRYSDHNPVKLRFRLK; this comes from the coding sequence ATGAAAAAAATAATTAAAATATTAGGTAGTATAATTTTAGCTTGTGTTATAGCGTTTGCAGGGTTGATCGGTTATTTAATGATTACAGAGTACAAACCACATGATATGGAAAAGCTAACCGTTGTTCAAAGCACAAAAACTCATGCGGTTAAGTTAAATACAGAGTATAATGCGTTAGATTGGAATGTCGGATACTTCGGTATGGATAAAGATGTCGATTTCTTTATGGATGGTGGAAAAATGGTTCACCCAATTGACAAGGCGCATGTAGAAAACAATTTAACCAATATTACGCGTATTATTAAAGAAGAAGTGGCTGACGTTACGTTTTTACAAGAAGTTGATGTTGATTCTAAGCGTACATATAACATAAATCAAGTCGACTATTTAGATAAAGTATTAGATAACAGTAGTATCTTTGCATACAATTTTAGAGTTGCCTATATCCCATATCCATTACCTCCGTTAGGTAAGGTAAATAGTGGTATTTATACTTCTACGAAATTCAATATAGAAAATGCCGAAAGATATCAAATGCCAATTCCGTTTACTTTCCCGACGAGGTTAGCTAACTTAAAACGTGGCTTTTCGGTAATTTATAGTAATATAGAAAATAGTGATAAAAAGTTAGTTCTTATTAATGCACATTTAGACGCTTATGATAAGGATAATAAAGGAAAAATAGTACAAACAAAACAACTTATTGAATTTATGGAGAAAGAATATGCAAAAGGAAATTATGTTTTAGTAGGAGCGGACTTTAATCAAGAGCTTAGAGATTTAACCAAAGAAGAAATAGAAAAGACTCCGGCGGAGCTTTGGCGAGCAGAATTATTCGATAAAACATTGTTAAAAGATAAGTTCAAGTTGTACTATGATAATAGTCGTCCATCAGCGCGACTTAACAATAAACCGTATGAAAAAGGTTCTAATGGAACGTATGAATTTATAATCGATGGATTTATCGTGAGTGATAATATAGAAGTATCGCAGGTTAAAACATTAGACCAAGATTATAGATATAGCGATCATAATCCTGTAAAACTTAGATTTAGATTAAAATAA
- a CDS encoding dicarboxylate/amino acid:cation symporter, with protein sequence MSFYKKIPLVVKLILAVTLGIVLGSFLPTSIIRAFVTFSSIFSSFLGFAIPLIIVGFIVPGISQVSNNAGKLLGLSTGVAYVSTLIAGTFAFLVAKVALPNLLANSTLQTFQNPEDLMLKGYIEFKMTPIFDVTTALIISFILGIGISATKSEGLKQGFNDFGEIIEKLLSSLIIPLLPLYILGVFMNITASGEVFKILKIFALVFVLIIVLHFIIIAIQYTVAGSMNKKNPFKMLVKILPAYMTAIGTQSSAATIPVTLKSTKNMGVDKNIANFTIPLFATIHLSGSTITLTTCASAVYWLQHGASFPSAVVMVKFILLLGVTMVAAPGVPGGAVMAALGLLQSVLGFNEIMLSLMIALYITQDSFGTACNISGDGALSAIVDRLNRVFFKKDNQEA encoded by the coding sequence ATGAGTTTTTATAAAAAAATACCATTAGTAGTAAAACTTATTTTAGCTGTAACTCTTGGGATTGTTTTAGGAAGCTTCCTTCCTACTTCTATTATTAGAGCATTCGTTACTTTCTCATCAATTTTCAGCTCATTCTTAGGATTTGCTATCCCACTTATTATTGTAGGATTTATCGTACCAGGGATTAGCCAAGTGTCTAATAACGCTGGTAAACTTCTTGGACTTTCTACTGGAGTTGCCTATGTTTCTACACTTATCGCAGGAACATTCGCTTTCTTAGTAGCGAAAGTAGCTTTACCAAATTTACTTGCTAATTCTACATTACAAACATTCCAAAACCCAGAAGATTTAATGCTTAAAGGTTATATCGAATTTAAAATGACACCTATCTTCGATGTTACAACAGCGCTTATTATTTCATTTATTCTAGGTATCGGAATCTCTGCAACTAAATCTGAAGGTCTTAAACAAGGATTTAATGACTTTGGAGAAATTATTGAAAAATTACTTTCTTCATTAATTATTCCACTATTACCATTATATATCCTTGGGGTATTCATGAACATTACTGCTTCTGGTGAAGTATTCAAAATCTTAAAAATCTTCGCTTTAGTATTCGTTCTAATAATCGTATTACACTTTATAATTATAGCTATTCAGTACACTGTTGCAGGTTCAATGAACAAGAAAAATCCATTCAAAATGCTTGTTAAAATTTTACCAGCTTACATGACAGCTATCGGTACTCAATCATCAGCTGCAACTATTCCAGTTACACTGAAAAGTACTAAAAACATGGGTGTTGATAAAAACATTGCAAACTTTACTATTCCATTATTTGCAACTATCCACCTATCAGGTAGTACAATTACTTTAACTACTTGCGCATCTGCTGTTTACTGGTTACAACACGGAGCTAGTTTCCCATCAGCTGTAGTTATGGTTAAATTCATTCTACTTCTAGGAGTAACAATGGTTGCAGCTCCTGGTGTTCCTGGTGGAGCTGTTATGGCTGCTCTTGGATTATTACAATCTGTTCTTGGATTCAACGAAATCATGCTATCTCTTATGATCGCTCTTTACATCACTCAAGACAGCTTCGGAACAGCATGTAACATTTCTGGAGATGGCGCTTTATCAGCTATCGTAGATAGATTGAATAGAGTATTCTTTAAAAAAGACAATCAAGAAGCATAA
- a CDS encoding zinc ribbon domain-containing protein YjdM — MTLPNCPECNSEYTYEDGNMLVCPMCAHEWSPEDAANAEEEKVYRDANGNILQDGDTVSVIKDLKVKGSSSTLKQGTRVKNIRLVDGDHNIDCKIDGFGAMKLKSEFVKKI, encoded by the coding sequence ATGACACTACCTAATTGTCCAGAGTGTAATAGTGAATATACTTATGAAGACGGAAATATGTTAGTATGCCCTATGTGTGCTCATGAATGGTCACCAGAAGATGCTGCTAATGCTGAGGAAGAAAAAGTTTACCGTGATGCAAACGGTAATATTCTTCAAGATGGGGATACTGTTTCTGTAATTAAAGATTTAAAAGTTAAAGGAAGTTCTTCTACACTAAAACAAGGAACACGAGTTAAAAATATTCGTCTTGTAGACGGAGATCACAATATCGACTGCAAAATCGATGGTTTTGGAGCGATGAAACTTAAAAGTGAATTTGTTAAAAAAATATAA
- a CDS encoding FAD-containing oxidoreductase, with translation MIKYDLLVIGFGKAGKTLAATFGNEGKKVAVVEESSEMYGGTCINIGCIPTKTLIVAADNKKEFKEAKATRDTVVSKLNAKNFAMLDNNPNIDVYTASAKFVSNKVVEISIDGETKQLEGDIVVINTGAKNNVLPIPGLTTSKNVYDSTQFQKLESTPKTLGIIGGGNIGIEFANLYARFGVDVTVIDFAPTVLGREDKDIAEMAKGYLEEAGVTFKLGTATKEIRNNGEKVVVDTEKYGELEFDALLHATGRRANIENLGLENTDIKVNERGFIEVDDYCQTNVENVFAVGDVNGGLQFTYVSLDDFRVVNGYLHGNKDYTRANRKNVPYSTFISPVLSHVGLHQAEAEENYSSVAVASLPVANMPRGAVNQDQRGIYKVIVDKDTNLILGATLFGKNSEEIINIIKMAIDNKIPYTYLKDQIFTHPTMAENLNDVFKLIK, from the coding sequence ATGATTAAGTATGATTTATTAGTAATTGGATTTGGGAAAGCAGGAAAAACATTAGCTGCCACTTTTGGAAATGAAGGGAAAAAAGTAGCAGTTGTAGAAGAAAGTAGCGAGATGTACGGAGGAACTTGTATCAACATCGGATGTATACCGACAAAAACTCTAATTGTTGCTGCTGATAATAAAAAAGAGTTTAAAGAGGCGAAAGCAACTAGAGATACTGTTGTATCTAAACTTAACGCGAAAAACTTTGCAATGCTAGACAATAACCCTAATATAGATGTTTATACGGCTAGTGCGAAATTTGTGTCTAATAAAGTAGTAGAAATCTCGATAGATGGTGAAACTAAGCAGTTAGAAGGGGATATTGTTGTAATTAATACAGGAGCAAAAAATAATGTACTACCAATACCAGGATTAACAACATCTAAAAATGTTTACGATAGTACACAGTTTCAAAAATTAGAATCTACTCCAAAAACTCTAGGAATTATTGGTGGAGGAAATATTGGGATAGAGTTTGCTAATTTATATGCACGTTTCGGTGTAGATGTTACTGTTATCGATTTTGCGCCAACTGTATTAGGACGTGAAGATAAAGATATAGCCGAAATGGCCAAAGGTTATTTAGAAGAAGCAGGAGTAACGTTTAAATTAGGAACTGCTACAAAAGAAATTCGCAATAATGGAGAAAAAGTTGTAGTTGATACAGAAAAATATGGTGAGTTAGAGTTTGATGCTCTTTTACATGCAACAGGGCGTCGAGCTAATATAGAAAATCTTGGATTAGAAAATACAGATATCAAAGTAAATGAAAGAGGCTTTATAGAAGTTGATGATTATTGTCAAACAAATGTAGAAAATGTTTTTGCAGTTGGTGATGTTAATGGTGGCTTACAGTTTACATATGTATCGTTAGATGATTTTAGAGTGGTAAATGGGTACCTTCATGGTAATAAGGACTATACAAGAGCAAATCGTAAAAATGTTCCTTACTCAACATTTATTTCACCAGTATTATCTCATGTAGGGCTTCACCAAGCAGAAGCTGAAGAAAATTACTCTAGCGTAGCGGTAGCAAGTCTGCCAGTTGCTAATATGCCAAGAGGAGCAGTTAATCAGGATCAAAGAGGTATATATAAAGTAATAGTTGATAAAGATACTAATTTAATTCTTGGTGCAACACTATTTGGAAAAAATTCTGAAGAGATTATAAACATAATAAAAATGGCAATTGATAATAAAATTCCATACACTTATCTAAAAGATCAGATTTTCACACATCCAACAATGGCTGAGAACTTGAATGATGTATTCAAATTAATTAAATAG
- a CDS encoding peptidoglycan bridge formation glycyltransferase FemA/FemB family protein codes for MKFLTEIDTEKYTEFVKNHKLGNMMQATEWSQIKNTWGVERVAVVDDNKNIIAATQILTKKGFWYAPRGPIMDYDNKELVSFFLENLKKYAKNKTAKLVKLDIPVAIKDEKLHEFKDINVERTDNELIKVFKKYAYKHKGFSLDMSSTIQPRFNTVTKLTAEVPDLFPKDTRRLIRDADKKFVEVRRCGKENLDDFLFALACTEKRKNISLRGREYFENLLDTFGDNALLYISYINIEKALEACQMRKENLELEIEALEEKSPKKKRTLVEQVAGIEKLITLFNTLEIEDKTKDQVISAAITIAYGNHAEIIYAGMNESFAKLPAQYKVFSDTMKTAQTMGISEVSMGGIEGNLNDSLLGFKSKFAPNIVEYYGEFDLVLSQSFNLMYNYGLPLRRKLLKLIKR; via the coding sequence ATGAAATTTTTAACTGAAATTGATACCGAAAAATACACAGAATTTGTAAAAAATCACAAACTTGGAAACATGATGCAAGCGACAGAGTGGTCACAAATAAAAAACACTTGGGGTGTTGAGCGTGTTGCAGTCGTTGATGACAATAAAAATATTATCGCAGCCACTCAAATACTGACTAAAAAAGGCTTTTGGTATGCCCCTCGTGGTCCCATTATGGATTATGATAATAAAGAACTTGTATCGTTCTTTTTAGAAAATCTAAAAAAATATGCAAAAAATAAAACTGCAAAACTAGTTAAGTTGGACATTCCTGTTGCGATTAAAGATGAAAAACTCCACGAGTTTAAAGACATAAATGTAGAAAGAACAGATAATGAGCTTATAAAGGTATTTAAAAAATATGCATATAAGCATAAAGGATTCAGTCTTGATATGAGTAGCACTATCCAACCTCGTTTCAACACTGTAACCAAGCTAACAGCCGAAGTTCCTGACCTTTTTCCTAAGGATACACGTCGTTTGATTCGTGATGCTGATAAAAAATTTGTTGAAGTACGTCGTTGTGGAAAAGAAAACCTAGATGATTTCTTATTTGCGCTAGCATGTACAGAAAAAAGAAAAAATATCTCGTTACGAGGACGTGAGTATTTTGAAAACTTATTAGATACTTTCGGAGATAATGCATTACTTTATATTTCATATATAAATATCGAAAAAGCACTTGAAGCATGCCAAATGCGTAAAGAAAATCTAGAACTAGAAATCGAAGCACTCGAGGAGAAATCTCCTAAGAAAAAACGTACTCTTGTTGAACAAGTAGCTGGAATAGAAAAATTAATAACATTGTTTAATACTCTTGAAATTGAGGATAAAACTAAAGACCAAGTAATTAGCGCAGCTATCACTATAGCCTACGGAAATCATGCTGAGATTATTTATGCAGGAATGAATGAAAGTTTTGCGAAATTACCTGCACAATACAAAGTATTCTCTGATACGATGAAAACAGCTCAAACGATGGGTATTAGCGAAGTATCAATGGGCGGAATCGAAGGGAATCTTAACGACAGCCTTCTTGGTTTCAAATCAAAATTCGCTCCTAATATAGTTGAATATTACGGAGAATTTGACCTAGTTCTTTCTCAATCATTCAACCTAATGTATAACTACGGTTTACCACTTCGTAGAAAATTATTAAAACTTATAAAGCGCTAG
- a CDS encoding metallophosphoesterase, whose protein sequence is MSNWKAIAAFVGVAIFYEVLVLLLWLGLKWMLTPFISAKVKLVLGILFFIFANFSIIAYMLRLGAPWVNYGNTWFFYFLNGVVIAIILLVAKLVLKLFNFNLSQGISLGITGIFLVGMSALGLYWAYSPIVKSETIKVDKKIEKPIKIAMVSDLHLGTFFGNDQLEKLNKIIEEEKPDAIVIAGDIMDDDMVMYKKRNMGETLSKLSAPLGVYATMGNHDRDAQEIVDEVKKAGIIPLFDESVELNKDVTLVGRKDRSVSRDRLDTADLLKSVNLNKTIVLVDHQPDAIDYHSTLPINVQLSGHTHHGQIWPINYITERIYTLDYGYKKINNKHFFTSAGYGFWGPPFKTTARSEVWIITIEGK, encoded by the coding sequence ATGAGTAATTGGAAAGCTATTGCTGCTTTTGTAGGGGTAGCTATATTTTACGAAGTATTAGTTTTACTTTTATGGCTTGGCTTAAAATGGATGTTAACACCTTTTATCTCAGCTAAGGTAAAATTAGTTCTTGGTATTTTATTCTTTATTTTTGCTAACTTTTCAATTATAGCTTATATGCTTCGACTAGGTGCTCCATGGGTAAATTATGGAAATACTTGGTTTTTCTACTTCTTAAATGGAGTAGTTATAGCTATAATTTTATTAGTAGCAAAACTAGTATTAAAACTATTTAACTTTAACCTTTCTCAAGGTATAAGTTTAGGTATAACAGGTATATTCCTTGTTGGAATGAGTGCTTTAGGGTTATATTGGGCATACTCGCCTATAGTTAAAAGTGAAACTATAAAAGTTGATAAAAAAATTGAAAAACCTATAAAAATAGCTATGGTATCTGACTTACATCTTGGAACATTTTTTGGAAATGATCAACTTGAGAAATTAAACAAAATTATCGAAGAAGAAAAACCAGATGCTATCGTAATTGCTGGTGATATTATGGACGATGATATGGTTATGTATAAAAAGCGCAATATGGGTGAAACACTTAGCAAATTATCTGCACCTTTAGGCGTATACGCTACTATGGGTAACCATGACCGAGATGCCCAAGAGATAGTAGATGAGGTTAAAAAAGCAGGCATAATTCCTCTATTCGATGAAAGTGTGGAACTTAATAAAGATGTTACCTTAGTTGGCCGTAAAGATAGAAGTGTTAGTCGTGATAGACTAGACACAGCTGACCTGCTTAAAAGCGTAAATCTTAACAAGACTATTGTTCTCGTTGATCACCAGCCAGATGCTATCGACTACCACTCTACCTTACCTATCAATGTTCAGCTATCTGGTCATACTCATCATGGTCAAATATGGCCAATTAACTATATTACAGAGCGTATATATACTCTAGATTATGGCTATAAAAAGATTAATAATAAACATTTCTTTACATCTGCTGGTTACGGTTTTTGGGGACCACCTTTCAAAACAACAGCTCGTAGTGAAGTTTGGATAATTACAATAGAAGGAAAATAA
- a CDS encoding superoxide dismutase produces the protein MTFKLPELPYAFDYLEPVIDAKTMEIHHGKHHAAYVNNLNAALEKHPEFEAKCLCKLLKNIDSVPTDIRQAVINNAGGHHNHKLFWKSLTKPDSSEFGGLVKEKIDAELGGYEEFVKTFSAAATTRFGSGWAWLALDKEGKLVVTSTANQDSPYLTDLTPILGLDVWEHAYYLNYQNRRPDYIKEFFRVVNWDFVNERLAKQLNK, from the coding sequence ATGACATTTAAATTACCTGAATTACCTTATGCTTTTGATTACTTAGAGCCAGTTATCGACGCTAAAACAATGGAGATCCACCACGGAAAACACCACGCTGCTTATGTTAATAATTTAAACGCAGCTTTAGAAAAGCATCCAGAATTCGAAGCAAAATGTCTTTGCAAACTATTAAAAAATATTGATAGCGTTCCTACTGACATTCGTCAAGCAGTTATTAATAACGCTGGTGGCCACCACAACCACAAACTATTTTGGAAATCTCTAACTAAACCAGATTCTTCTGAATTCGGTGGATTAGTTAAAGAAAAAATCGATGCTGAGCTTGGTGGATACGAAGAATTCGTTAAAACTTTCTCTGCTGCAGCTACTACAAGATTTGGTAGTGGCTGGGCATGGTTAGCACTTGATAAAGAAGGTAAATTAGTTGTTACTTCAACAGCTAACCAAGATTCTCCTTACTTAACAGATCTTACTCCAATCCTTGGGCTAGACGTTTGGGAACATGCTTACTACCTAAACTATCAAAACCGTCGCCCAGACTACATTAAAGAGTTCTTCCGTGTAGTAAACTGGGACTTCGTAAACGAACGCCTAGCTAAACAGTTAAATAAATAA
- a CDS encoding O-antigen ligase family protein: MNKFIKEHGQMILWFIFVIFMFISLSMVFTHGPEYAIIIFIFSFILLCPPIIKLIQRKTRIKKVILGAGVALVLSFTMMMTNHFSNAKKAEMIKMFQEKKEEREKKTEEQTDEKRDTSEESKSQNQMQTSAPQQSLEKEMKATMDDIKKEQKAQEQKQEKAKKAVVVRASKKSGQYYTPEHPSYNKVAAKNLLVFNSEEAAQKAGYKRAA, encoded by the coding sequence GTGAATAAATTTATAAAAGAGCATGGACAAATGATTTTATGGTTTATATTTGTGATATTTATGTTTATATCACTTAGTATGGTGTTTACCCATGGACCAGAATATGCAATAATCATCTTTATATTCAGTTTTATATTATTATGCCCACCTATTATCAAACTTATTCAGCGAAAAACAAGGATTAAAAAAGTTATTTTAGGGGCAGGAGTTGCTTTGGTGCTGTCTTTTACTATGATGATGACTAATCATTTCAGTAATGCGAAAAAAGCAGAGATGATAAAAATGTTCCAAGAGAAGAAGGAAGAACGCGAGAAAAAAACTGAAGAGCAGACAGATGAAAAACGAGATACTTCTGAGGAAAGTAAATCTCAAAATCAAATGCAGACATCAGCGCCGCAACAGAGTCTAGAAAAAGAGATGAAGGCGACTATGGACGATATTAAGAAAGAGCAAAAAGCACAAGAACAAAAGCAGGAGAAGGCTAAAAAAGCAGTAGTAGTTCGTGCAAGTAAAAAGAGCGGACAGTACTATACTCCAGAGCATCCTTCTTACAATAAGGTAGCAGCTAAAAACTTATTAGTCTTTAATTCAGAGGAAGCAGCACAAAAAGCGGGGTATAAGAGAGCTGCATAA